One Chryseobacterium sp. StRB126 genomic region harbors:
- a CDS encoding helix-turn-helix domain-containing protein, which yields MDKDFQFHFIEPDQSISDFVENLGTFHNRSDAAKEVVIIPDGRVDLFFMQSSSEPFQVALIGLETYPEQRQILPQTQAFVVSFKPIAVEYILNTTIADVLNTAKELPKDFWNFKADDLQDFELCCTKAIQKIKELIPQKTDEKKRKLFELIYASKGEMSVKELSEKVNWNSRQINRYFTKQLGLSLKAYSTILRFRASLEHIAQGRLFPELNYTDQNHFIKEIKKFSGVVPKELSKNKDDRFILLSVLKGQ from the coding sequence ATGGATAAGGACTTTCAGTTTCATTTCATTGAGCCAGATCAGAGTATTTCAGATTTTGTAGAAAATCTGGGAACTTTCCATAACCGGTCGGATGCAGCAAAAGAAGTGGTTATTATTCCGGATGGAAGGGTTGATTTATTTTTTATGCAATCTTCATCGGAACCTTTTCAGGTCGCCCTTATCGGATTGGAAACCTATCCTGAACAAAGACAGATTCTGCCACAGACTCAGGCTTTTGTTGTAAGTTTTAAACCTATTGCCGTTGAATACATTTTAAATACAACCATTGCAGATGTACTCAATACAGCAAAAGAGCTTCCTAAGGATTTCTGGAACTTTAAAGCGGATGATTTACAGGATTTTGAACTTTGCTGCACCAAAGCAATACAAAAGATTAAGGAACTTATTCCCCAGAAAACAGATGAGAAAAAACGTAAGCTTTTTGAGCTGATCTATGCATCAAAAGGTGAAATGAGCGTGAAAGAACTGTCTGAAAAAGTGAATTGGAACAGCAGGCAGATCAATCGTTATTTTACAAAGCAACTGGGCCTGTCTTTAAAGGCCTATTCTACGATCTTACGTTTCAGAGCTTCTTTAGAGCATATTGCACAAGGCAGATTATTTCCAGAACTTAATTATACGGATCAGAATCATTTCATTAAGGAGATTAAAAAATTTTCTGGTGTTGTTCCCAAAGAATTATCCAAAAATAAAGATGACCGATTTATACTATTATCAGTGCTGAAGGGACAGTAA
- a CDS encoding NADP-dependent oxidoreductase, translated as MRAIVLEQFGGTEHLVEKEIEKPSIKDHEVLVKVKAVSINPVDVKVRSRKAPLAESLTQYDPLILGWDISGVIVEAGSEVTSYKVGDEVFGMVNFAGHGKAYAEYVAAPAEHLAVKPKNVTHLEAAASTLAALTAWQAFDSYGKLRSTDKVLIHASAGGVGHFAIQIAKYIGAHVIATSSAANQDFVMELGADQHIDYKANHFEELLHDIDFVLEAIGGENFQKSVQVLKPFGTIVTLPSGHTQDDEKQAREKNLHACYFMSVYSSGRDMQKIASLLEKGIIKPHISHIFSFNEIAKAHEQIETGRTIGKVVVEL; from the coding sequence ATGAGAGCAATCGTATTGGAACAGTTCGGTGGAACAGAGCATCTTGTGGAAAAAGAAATTGAAAAACCGAGTATCAAAGATCATGAAGTCCTTGTTAAGGTAAAAGCCGTCAGCATCAATCCTGTAGATGTTAAAGTGCGGAGTAGAAAGGCCCCACTTGCAGAAAGTTTAACTCAGTATGATCCTTTGATTTTAGGTTGGGATATCTCCGGTGTGATTGTTGAAGCTGGAAGTGAAGTCACTTCATATAAGGTAGGAGATGAGGTTTTTGGGATGGTTAATTTTGCCGGACACGGCAAAGCCTATGCTGAATATGTAGCAGCTCCGGCAGAACATTTAGCAGTTAAGCCTAAAAATGTTACACATCTTGAAGCGGCAGCCAGCACTTTGGCGGCATTGACTGCCTGGCAGGCTTTTGACAGTTATGGTAAGCTGAGATCAACGGATAAAGTACTTATTCATGCCTCCGCCGGAGGAGTAGGACATTTTGCCATACAAATTGCAAAATATATTGGAGCTCATGTTATTGCTACTTCCTCTGCAGCTAACCAAGATTTTGTAATGGAACTGGGAGCTGATCAACATATTGACTATAAAGCGAATCATTTTGAAGAGCTTCTTCATGATATTGATTTTGTATTGGAAGCTATTGGCGGTGAAAATTTTCAGAAATCTGTTCAGGTTTTAAAGCCTTTCGGGACTATTGTAACGCTGCCTTCCGGACATACTCAGGATGATGAAAAGCAGGCTCGTGAAAAGAACCTGCATGCCTGCTATTTTATGTCAGTGTATTCCAGTGGCAGGGATATGCAGAAAATAGCTTCTCTGTTGGAAAAAGGAATTATAAAGCCTCATATTTCTCATATATTTTCTTTCAATGAAATAGCAAAAGCCCATGAACAGATTGAAACTGGACGAACCATAGGAAAAGTGGTGGTGGAGTTATGA
- a CDS encoding Crp/Fnr family transcriptional regulator has protein sequence MDKSSINNYFHSLFSIQDEVVEKITETFKSFELKANDVLLDQNTISTKTYFLEKGYVRSYLLNEDNEEITTNIYAAPCFVNDFLSFFRQQPTKEIYQTVTDCTFWETGLENVQYNFHNIPEFREFSRLLFVLNYHNIHDRLIEMASQKASTRYANLMKKDPDIFQHVPLKIIASYLGIKDSSLSRIRRDINK, from the coding sequence ATGGATAAATCATCGATTAATAATTATTTCCATTCCTTGTTCAGTATCCAAGATGAAGTGGTGGAGAAAATCACGGAAACCTTCAAATCTTTTGAGTTAAAGGCTAATGATGTTTTACTGGATCAAAATACCATCAGTACCAAGACCTATTTTCTGGAAAAAGGATATGTTCGTTCCTATCTGCTGAATGAGGATAATGAGGAAATTACGACCAATATTTATGCTGCACCGTGTTTTGTGAACGATTTTTTATCCTTTTTCAGACAACAGCCAACCAAAGAAATCTATCAGACTGTTACAGACTGTACATTCTGGGAAACCGGATTGGAAAACGTGCAATATAACTTTCACAATATTCCTGAATTCAGGGAGTTTAGTAGGCTTCTTTTTGTTTTGAATTATCACAATATTCACGACAGACTGATCGAAATGGCAAGCCAGAAAGCTTCAACCCGTTACGCTAATCTGATGAAGAAAGATCCGGATATTTTTCAGCATGTTCCGCTGAAGATCATTGCTTCCTATCTGGGAATTAAAGACAGTTCGTTGAGCAGAATCCGAAGAGATATTAATAAGTAA